DNA from Sulfitobacter albidus:
CAGCTCTTTGACGGTCGGGCGCTGCGGCAGATCAAAGAGCATGCGCGTGGCCTCCTGCAGCGCCAGATCGGCGGGGGCGAAAACATCCGGGCGCCCCAGGTTGAACATCGCGTAGACCTGCGCGGTCCAGGCCCCGATGCCCGTGATCCGGGTGAGCGTGGCGATCACCTGCGGATCGGGCATGTCGCGCAAAGCGTCGAAATCCACCCCGGCCTCAGCCAGCGCGCGGGCATAGCGCATCTTGGGACGGCTCAGGCCGCAGGCGCGCAGGGCGTCCTCATCCGCGCCGTTGATGGCGGCAGGGGTCGTCAGGCCCGCGCCCTCGACCCGCGCCCAGATCGCGCGCGCCGAGGCGACGGAGACCTGCTGGCCTACGATCTTTTGCAGCAGGGCGGCAAATCCGTCGGGTTCCAGCCGCAGCGGCAACGGGCCGATTTCCGTGAGCGCATGGGCAAAGCGCGGCTCACGCGCGGCGAGCCAGGCGGCCCCTTCGGCGACATCTGCGTCGGTGTGGATCAGGTGCTGGCCCATGCAATGGCCCTTTCCGGCGCTGAGGTGATAGTGATCTCTGCCGGCAGCGCGGGCCGGTCGATCAGGATCGTGCGTATGCCAAGGGCGCGCGCGGCGTCGATCTTGGGGCGGCTGGCGGTGCCGCCCAGATTGCGCGCGATCAGCGTGTCGATGCGCAGCTCGGCAAAGAGCGCGCGTTCCTGTGCCGTGTCGAAAGGCGGATCGCCAAAGCTGAGCGTGACAAAGGGCACCGGCGCGGGGCGGTCGTGCCGACGGGTCTGGCGCAGGAAAACCACCTCTCCGCCGAAGCGCTGCATCGCGGGCAGACTGTCCCAACCGGTGGCGGCAAAGACGCGGGCGCCGGCGGCCGCAAAAGCTGCATGTGCGTCCGGGGCAGAGGTGCAATGCGGCGGGTCGGTGGGCCACGCGGGCCGCTCAAGCCGCAGATAGGGCAGCGAGAGCTGCGCACAGGCCGCGACCGCTTGCGCGGTCAGCCTGCGGTCAAACACGTGACTGGCGTCAAGCACGGCCGTAACGCCCGCCTCGCGCACAAAGGCCGCCAACGCAGACGCATCCTCGAACCGGCGCAGCACGGGCGGTTGCGGCATCAATGACGGACCACGGGGCGCCTCGGACAGCACCGCGGTAAATCGCACGCCCGCGGCAGCCAGCCCTTCGGCCACGCGCCGGGCCTCAAAACTGCCCGACAGCAGGAGGATATGCGAGGATGGTCCCATCGCCCGCACATTCGCGCGCCCGTCCCCGATGCGCAAGCGGGGTTGCCCCGCCCTGCCCCGCGGCGTACCGATTACGCCAAGCAAAAGGGACGCGGGCGATGATCGACGACAGCAGGGCAAAGCGCAACGTGGCCGTATTGGTGGCCGCACAGGCCATTCTGGGCGCGCAGATGCCGATGATTTTCCTTGTGGGCGGGCTGGCGGGCAGCTCGCTTGCCTCGAACGTCTGTCTGGCGACGCTGCCGATTTCGATGATTGTTCTGGGCTCGATGATTTCGGCCACGCCGGTGTCGGCGATCATGCAACGCTACGGGCGGCGCGTCGGCTTTTTCATCGGCGCATTGGGCGGGGCCGTGGGCGGGGCGATTTCCGCCTATGGATTGATCGTGACATCCTTTCCGATCTTCCTGCTTGGATCGTTCTGCACGGGCATCTACATGAGCGCACAGGGATTCTACCGATTTGCCGCCGCCGATACCGCGTCGGAGGCGTTTCGGCCCAAGGCGATCTCCTACGTCATGGCCGGGGGTCTTGTGGCGGCGGTCATCGGGCCGCAGCTGGCGACGGCGACCTCACTCAGCTATGTGGTGCCCTTTGTCGGCACCTATGTGGCGGTAATGGTGCTGAACCTGCTGGGCTCGCTGCTGTTCTTCCTTGTCGACATTCCCAAACCGCCCGCTCCGGTCGAAGGGGCCCCCAAGGGCCGCACCCGGTGGGAGCTGATCACCACGCCGCGCATCGCCGTGTCGGTGATCTGCGCCATGGTCAGCTACGCGCTGATGAACCTTGTGATGACCTCGACGCCACTGGCCGTGGTGGGCTGTGGCCTGTCCGGCGCGACGGTGCTGCCCGACAGCCTGTCGGGCGTGGTGCCCGACGGATCGACCTACGATCAGTTCAAGACGCTCGCGGGCTATATCGTGACGGGCCACGTGCTTGCGATGTTCGCGCCCTCGTTCTTTACCGGCCATCTGATCAACCGTTTCGGGGTCGAGCGGATCGTGGGCACCGGCATCGCGATTCTGGGTGCGGCCGGCGTGGTGGCG
Protein-coding regions in this window:
- a CDS encoding DNA-3-methyladenine glycosylase family protein: MGQHLIHTDADVAEGAAWLAAREPRFAHALTEIGPLPLRLEPDGFAALLQKIVGQQVSVASARAIWARVEGAGLTTPAAINGADEDALRACGLSRPKMRYARALAEAGVDFDALRDMPDPQVIATLTRITGIGAWTAQVYAMFNLGRPDVFAPADLALQEATRMLFDLPQRPTVKELDTRAQDWSPWRSVAARLLFTYYRHAKQREGML
- a CDS encoding precorrin-6A/cobalt-precorrin-6A reductase; the encoded protein is MGPSSHILLLSGSFEARRVAEGLAAAGVRFTAVLSEAPRGPSLMPQPPVLRRFEDASALAAFVREAGVTAVLDASHVFDRRLTAQAVAACAQLSLPYLRLERPAWPTDPPHCTSAPDAHAAFAAAGARVFAATGWDSLPAMQRFGGEVVFLRQTRRHDRPAPVPFVTLSFGDPPFDTAQERALFAELRIDTLIARNLGGTASRPKIDAARALGIRTILIDRPALPAEITITSAPERAIAWAST
- a CDS encoding MFS transporter; amino-acid sequence: MIDDSRAKRNVAVLVAAQAILGAQMPMIFLVGGLAGSSLASNVCLATLPISMIVLGSMISATPVSAIMQRYGRRVGFFIGALGGAVGGAISAYGLIVTSFPIFLLGSFCTGIYMSAQGFYRFAAADTASEAFRPKAISYVMAGGLVAAVIGPQLATATSLSYVVPFVGTYVAVMVLNLLGSLLFFLVDIPKPPAPVEGAPKGRTRWELITTPRIAVSVICAMVSYALMNLVMTSTPLAVVGCGLSGATVLPDSLSGVVPDGSTYDQFKTLAGYIVTGHVLAMFAPSFFTGHLINRFGVERIVGTGIAILGAAGVVALMGVTLGNFFVALVLLGIGWNFGFIGATAMLAGAHKPEERGRMQGLNDLLVFGGVTLASLASGGLMNCSGGSAVEGWAAVNYAMVPFLILAGGALIWLSLRERGLATTS